One Diadema setosum chromosome 8, eeDiaSeto1, whole genome shotgun sequence genomic window carries:
- the LOC140231835 gene encoding uncharacterized protein → MPYSEDKGALFADDCALMAHEGNNLQVIVNKFLEASKIFGLTISLGKTEVLLQPAPNSDHCQPSITINGTQLKNVNSFKYLASTLSSNGTLNNEIAARIQMASLALGRLCMKVLHHKNFRLSMKLKVYNTVSSPLISALRVRNMDPVYRKIYQKAGTGPHALSAVHHA, encoded by the coding sequence ATGCCTTACAGTGAAGACAAAGGTGCTCTGTTCGCAGACGATTGTGCTTTGATGGCACATGAAGGGAACAACCTTCAGGTGATCGTCAACAAGTTCTTGGAGGCGTCGAAGATATTTGGCCTGACGATCAGTCTCGGAAAGACAGAAGTCCTCCTCCAGCCAGCACCAAACAGTGACCACTGCCAACCAAGCATCACTATTAATGGCACACAGCTCAAGAATGTCAACAGCTTCAAATACCTGGCCAGTACGCTCTCCAGCAATGGTACCCTGAACAATGAAATCGCAGCAAGAATACAGATGGCCAGTCTGGCACTTGGAAGACTATGCATGAAAGTCCTACATCACAAGAACTTTCGCCTTTCAATGAAACTCAAGGTGTACAATACAGTTAGTAGTCCTCTCATCTCTGCTCTTCGGGTGCGAAACATGGACCCTGTATACCGTAAGATATACCAAAAAGCTGGAACAGGTCCACATGCGCTCTCTGCGGTCCATCATGCATAA